A genomic stretch from Amphiura filiformis unplaced genomic scaffold, Afil_fr2py scaffold_594, whole genome shotgun sequence includes:
- the LOC140145695 gene encoding uncharacterized protein — protein MNTHGIYDQAEIESLYMESCELSGQPVRRTRCDSVRTSNSYQRQWKTCPYCGKLAKRMAAHIKGSHKDYDAKVLKKVDRRVHANKTRRAKTARRRVDANPQQGDLSDDSIGSPSKLLNFLGSSPKLVNVTADQADTGEGSTGNDSCCPVCNKYHTDVIDNYKCQIAHLQDTIKDEEKKRAEPRGTYLFRGSKRLASYTHPDRECAFVCQAAGCTRTKEHGRVLHITNWTEGEKEWLKSKYNLSADCCLCQRCRHSFKVQYKNRDKASALGTEEGPTPPAVCYISKFTECCEVSCIHSGTDGLSWESFCAIFDIVDAEEQAIPGELPLCRKHYRDYFNRTQSRCEACNRLARRTGDRSDGLTSFANVDTFNIYLEKQGESKRLASGSRLCRTCGNFNRSILRSQVITKANSDFVIRNKLQQIMKKKENVCAATQDDDLFKFANATAVKFTCSKLLNNAPFLFSEVKTIHKQAFLSQQNADIKGYRPNGLQLLQHLRSEIGNDLMCRHTTNKQSTMLYRMGLNLADILHDKIIKTGT, from the exons ATGAATACTCATGGCATTTACGACCAAGCAGAGATAGAAAGCCTTTACATGGAAAGCTGCGAGTTGAGTGGCCAACCAGTCAGAAGAACACGATGTGACTCTGTAAGAACCTCAAACTCGTATCAGAGGCAGTGGAAGACCTGTCCGTATTGCGGCAAACTCGCCAAGCGCATGGCAGCACACATCAAAGGATCACACAAAGATTATGATGCAAAGGTCTTGAAGAAAGTAGATAGGAGAGTGCATGCAAACAAAACAA GAAGGGCCAAAACAGCAAGAAGAAGAGTAGATGCAAATCCTCAACAAGGAGACCTAAGTGATGATTCCATTGGTAGTCCAAGCAAACTACTGAATTTTTTAG gATCAAGCCCAAAGCTTGTAAATGTTACTGCCGACCAAGCTGACACTGGTGAAGGCTCAACTGGGAATGATTCATGTTGTCCAGTGTGTAACAAGTACCATACTGATGTGATTGATAACTACAAGTGTCAAATTGCTCATCTACAGGACACCATCAAAGATGAGGAGAAGAAACGAGCAG AGCCAAGAGGCACTTATCTCTTTCGTGGTTCTAAACGTTTAGCATCTTACACTCATCCCGACAGAGAGTGCGCTTTTGTCTGCCAAGCTGCTGGATGTACACGGACCAAAGAGCATGGAAGGGTTCTTCATATAACAAACTGGACAGAAGGTGAAAAGGAATGGCTcaaatcaaaatacaatttgagTGCCGATTGCTGCTTGTGTCAGAGATGCAGACATTCgtttaaagtacaatataagaaTCGTGACAAGGCCTCCGCATTAGGTACAGAAGAGGGTCCTACACCCCCTGCGGTGTGTTACATTTCCAAGTTTACTGAATGTTGTGAGGTTTCATGTATCCATTCAGGTACAGACGGTCTCAGCTGGGAATCGTTCTGCGCCATCTTTGATATTGTTGACGCTGAAGAACAAGCCATACCAGGCGAGCTCCCTCTTTGCCGAAAGCACTACCGTGACTACTTCAACAGGACACAAAGCAGATGTGAGGCGTGTAATAGACTGGCAAGACGGACAGGAGATAGGAGTGATGGCCTGACAAGCTTTGCTAATGTAGATACGTTTAATATCTATCTGGAGAAGCAGGGAGAGTCAAAACGGTTGGCTAGTGGGTCCAGGTTATGCCGTACGTGTGGCAATTTCAATCGCTCAATTTTGAGATCTCAAGTAATTACGAAAGCCAATTCGGATTTTGTCATCAGGAATAAGCTTCAGCAAATAATGAAAAAGAAGGAAAATGTGTGTGCAGCAACGCAGGATGACGATCTTTTCAAGTTTGCCAATGCAACCGCAGTAAAATTCACATGTTCTAAACTATTAAACAACGCTCCGTTCTTGTTTTCTGAAGTGAAGACGATACACAAGCAAGCATTTCTCAGCCAACAAAATGCTGATATTAAAGGTTACAGGCCAAATGGGCTACAGCTTCTTCAACATTTAAGGAGTGAGATTGGTAACGACTTAATGTGCAGACACACGACTAATAAGCAGTCTACCATGCTGTATAGAATGGGGTTAAACTTAGCTGATATCTTGCATGATAAAATCATCAAGACTGGTACATGA